A genomic segment from Triticum dicoccoides isolate Atlit2015 ecotype Zavitan chromosome 1A, WEW_v2.0, whole genome shotgun sequence encodes:
- the LOC119289452 gene encoding phosphatidylinositol/phosphatidylcholine transfer protein SFH8-like isoform X2: MSGPLDRLARPSFEGFTHNDGKKESRSDADNSEGEKKTKIASFKKKAINAGNKFRHSLRRRSKKKNENQISIEDIRDVQDLQAVEAFRQCLHDEDLLPQQHDDYHMMLRFLKARKFDVEKAKLMWSDMLTWRKEFGTDNIEEFDYAELNEVMKYYPQFYHGVDKDGRPIYVELIGKVDANKVLQVTTIDRYVKYHVKEFEKCFQMRFPACSIAAKRHLDSCTTILDVQGVGLKNFSKCARELITRLQKIDSDNYPETLCRMYIINAGQGFKMLWGTIKSFLDPKTASKIHVLGTKYQNKLLEIIDESELPEFFGGKCKCEEHGGCQRSDKGPWKDPTTIKRVLNGEANYDRQIVTISGTDGKIIGYARPQRPNGKGSDASAESGSEVEDVTSPTAPKTLITNPSLTPVHEESKFAAHASTSAAHPTIEDSIPVVDKVVDDGWSSPRASPVSSSSGSLSLRNLPTTFEGIRTLAVAWLTVFIVTLFAMLRSIPSRMAKRLSNQSNDHDHYYVDCPQEQEYKEEFRPPSPAPAYTEKDILSTLVRRLGELEEKVQALEKKPSEMPFEKEELLNASARRVDALEADLISTKKALYEALMRQDELLAFIDKQDMLKFRKKKFCF; the protein is encoded by the exons ATGTCAGGGCCCCTCGACCGATTAGCCAGGCCAT CTTTTGAAGGATTTACACATAATGATGGAAAGAAAGAGAGCAGATCGGATGCAGACAACTCAGAAGGAGAGAAGAAGACTAAAATAGCCTCCTTCAAGAAAAAGGCAATTAACGCAGGGAACAAATTCAGACATTCCCTAAGGAGGAGAAGCAAAAAGAAGAATGAAAATCAGATTTCCATCGAGGACATAAGAGATGTTCAAGATCTACAGGCCGTTGAAGCATTTCGACAATGCTTGCATGATGAGGACTTGTTGCCACAACAACATGATGATTACCACATGATGCTGAG gtTCCTGAAGGCACGGAAGTTTGATGTTGAGAAGGCAAAGCTTATGTGGTCTGATATGCTTACATGGAGAAAGGAATTTGGGACCGACAATATAGAG GAATTTGATTACGCTGAGTTAAACGAAGTTATGAAGTATTATCCACAGTTTTACCATGGGGTGGATAAAGATGGAAGACCTATCTATGTGGAGTTAATAGGAAAAGTTGATGCCAACAAGGTGCTGCAAGTAACAACTATAGACCGATATGTGAAATATCATGTCAAGGAGTTTGAGAAATGTTTCCAGATGAGATTTCCAGCTTGCTCAATAGCTGCAAAACGGCACCTGGACTCATGCACAACTATTCTGGATGTGCAAGGCGTG GGACTGAAGAACTTCTCGAAATGTGCAAGGGAACTAATCACCCGACTGCAGAAGATTGACAGTGACAACTACCCAGAG ACATTATGCCGGATGTACATAATTAATGCTGGCCAAGGCTTCAAGATGTTATGGGGCACAATAAAGTCTTTTCTTGATCCGAAAACTGCTTCAAAGATTCAT GTTCTTGGAACCAAGTACCAAAATAAGCTACTTGAAATAATCGATGAGAG TGAATTGCCAGAATTTTTTGGTGGCAAATGCAAGTGTGAAGAACATGGAGGTTGTCAGAGATCAGATAAAGGTCCTTGGAAGGATCCCACCACAATAAAG AGGGTCCTGAATGGCGAGGCAAACTACGACAGACAAATCGTGACCATATCAGGCACTGATGGCAAGATCATCGGTTATGCTAGGCCACAGCGCCCAAAT GGAAAGGGCAGTGATGCATCTGCTGAGTCTGGGTCTGAAGTGGAAGATGTTACATCTCCTACTGCACCAAAGACCCTCATAACGAACCCTTCTTTGACCCCTGTACATGAGGAG TCAAAATTTGCAGCACATGCATCCACGTCTGCTGCTCACCCCACTATTGAAGACAGCATCCCTGTTGTTGACAAGGTTGTGGACGACGGATGGAGCAGCCCCAGAGCTAGTCCAGTGTCTTCTTCCTCTG gttcattaTCCTTGAGAAATCTGCCGACCACATTCGAAGGAATTCGGACCTTGGCTGTCGCATGGCTGACAGTCTTCATCGTGACCCTTTTCGCCATGCTTCGAAGTATCCCGAGCAGAATGGCCAAAAGGCTCTCGAACCAATCCAATGATCACGACCACTATTACGTGGACTGCCCTCAAGAGCAAGAGTACAAGGAGGAGTTCCGACCTCCGTCTCCTGCCCCGGCCTACACAGAGAAGGATATCCTTTCAACTCTGGTAAGACGGCTAggtgagctggaggagaaggtgcagGCGCTTGAAAAAAAGCCATCCGAGATGCCATTCGAGAAGGAAGAGCTGCTCAATGCGTCCGCCCGCCGCGTGGACGCCTTGGAAGCCGACTTGATTTCTACAAAGAAG GCCCTCTACGAGGCGCTGATGCGTCAGGACGAGCTGCTCGCATTCATCGACAAGCAAGACATGCTCAAGTTCCGC AAGAAGAAATTCTGCTTTTGA
- the LOC119289452 gene encoding phosphatidylinositol/phosphatidylcholine transfer protein SFH8-like isoform X1, translating into MSGPLDRLARPSFEGFTHNDGKKESRSDADNSEGEKKTKIASFKKKAINAGNKFRHSLRRRSKKKNENQISIEDIRDVQDLQAVEAFRQCLHDEDLLPQQHDDYHMMLRFLKARKFDVEKAKLMWSDMLTWRKEFGTDNIEEFDYAELNEVMKYYPQFYHGVDKDGRPIYVELIGKVDANKVLQVTTIDRYVKYHVKEFEKCFQMRFPACSIAAKRHLDSCTTILDVQGVGLKNFSKCARELITRLQKIDSDNYPETLCRMYIINAGQGFKMLWGTIKSFLDPKTASKIHVLGTKYQNKLLEIIDESELPEFFGGKCKCEEHGGCQRSDKGPWKDPTTIKRVLNGEANYDRQIVTISGTDGKIIGYARPQRPNQGKGSDASAESGSEVEDVTSPTAPKTLITNPSLTPVHEESKFAAHASTSAAHPTIEDSIPVVDKVVDDGWSSPRASPVSSSSGSLSLRNLPTTFEGIRTLAVAWLTVFIVTLFAMLRSIPSRMAKRLSNQSNDHDHYYVDCPQEQEYKEEFRPPSPAPAYTEKDILSTLVRRLGELEEKVQALEKKPSEMPFEKEELLNASARRVDALEADLISTKKALYEALMRQDELLAFIDKQDMLKFRKKKFCF; encoded by the exons ATGTCAGGGCCCCTCGACCGATTAGCCAGGCCAT CTTTTGAAGGATTTACACATAATGATGGAAAGAAAGAGAGCAGATCGGATGCAGACAACTCAGAAGGAGAGAAGAAGACTAAAATAGCCTCCTTCAAGAAAAAGGCAATTAACGCAGGGAACAAATTCAGACATTCCCTAAGGAGGAGAAGCAAAAAGAAGAATGAAAATCAGATTTCCATCGAGGACATAAGAGATGTTCAAGATCTACAGGCCGTTGAAGCATTTCGACAATGCTTGCATGATGAGGACTTGTTGCCACAACAACATGATGATTACCACATGATGCTGAG gtTCCTGAAGGCACGGAAGTTTGATGTTGAGAAGGCAAAGCTTATGTGGTCTGATATGCTTACATGGAGAAAGGAATTTGGGACCGACAATATAGAG GAATTTGATTACGCTGAGTTAAACGAAGTTATGAAGTATTATCCACAGTTTTACCATGGGGTGGATAAAGATGGAAGACCTATCTATGTGGAGTTAATAGGAAAAGTTGATGCCAACAAGGTGCTGCAAGTAACAACTATAGACCGATATGTGAAATATCATGTCAAGGAGTTTGAGAAATGTTTCCAGATGAGATTTCCAGCTTGCTCAATAGCTGCAAAACGGCACCTGGACTCATGCACAACTATTCTGGATGTGCAAGGCGTG GGACTGAAGAACTTCTCGAAATGTGCAAGGGAACTAATCACCCGACTGCAGAAGATTGACAGTGACAACTACCCAGAG ACATTATGCCGGATGTACATAATTAATGCTGGCCAAGGCTTCAAGATGTTATGGGGCACAATAAAGTCTTTTCTTGATCCGAAAACTGCTTCAAAGATTCAT GTTCTTGGAACCAAGTACCAAAATAAGCTACTTGAAATAATCGATGAGAG TGAATTGCCAGAATTTTTTGGTGGCAAATGCAAGTGTGAAGAACATGGAGGTTGTCAGAGATCAGATAAAGGTCCTTGGAAGGATCCCACCACAATAAAG AGGGTCCTGAATGGCGAGGCAAACTACGACAGACAAATCGTGACCATATCAGGCACTGATGGCAAGATCATCGGTTATGCTAGGCCACAGCGCCCAAAT CAGGGAAAGGGCAGTGATGCATCTGCTGAGTCTGGGTCTGAAGTGGAAGATGTTACATCTCCTACTGCACCAAAGACCCTCATAACGAACCCTTCTTTGACCCCTGTACATGAGGAG TCAAAATTTGCAGCACATGCATCCACGTCTGCTGCTCACCCCACTATTGAAGACAGCATCCCTGTTGTTGACAAGGTTGTGGACGACGGATGGAGCAGCCCCAGAGCTAGTCCAGTGTCTTCTTCCTCTG gttcattaTCCTTGAGAAATCTGCCGACCACATTCGAAGGAATTCGGACCTTGGCTGTCGCATGGCTGACAGTCTTCATCGTGACCCTTTTCGCCATGCTTCGAAGTATCCCGAGCAGAATGGCCAAAAGGCTCTCGAACCAATCCAATGATCACGACCACTATTACGTGGACTGCCCTCAAGAGCAAGAGTACAAGGAGGAGTTCCGACCTCCGTCTCCTGCCCCGGCCTACACAGAGAAGGATATCCTTTCAACTCTGGTAAGACGGCTAggtgagctggaggagaaggtgcagGCGCTTGAAAAAAAGCCATCCGAGATGCCATTCGAGAAGGAAGAGCTGCTCAATGCGTCCGCCCGCCGCGTGGACGCCTTGGAAGCCGACTTGATTTCTACAAAGAAG GCCCTCTACGAGGCGCTGATGCGTCAGGACGAGCTGCTCGCATTCATCGACAAGCAAGACATGCTCAAGTTCCGC AAGAAGAAATTCTGCTTTTGA